From Aliarcobacter butzleri, the proteins below share one genomic window:
- the metE gene encoding 5-methyltetrahydropteroyltriglutamate--homocysteine S-methyltransferase: protein MSKNYVIGFPRIGEKRELKKVLEQYWSKQTDFNEVKYVASQLKKRHWNYQKDAKIDFIASNDFSYYDNMLDTTILLGAIPQRFQNLKDEELYFAMARGNETSVAMEMTKWFNTNYHYIVPEISKDTKFTLNSKKVIEEYKEALELGVKTKINLIGAITYLGLSKSIDNSDIFTHINSVVEVYKELLLEISKLDDEIVVEFAEPLFVKDLDTKVLSLIKPVYDALAEVSKNIKIVVTTYFEHSNEATKILVNTPIWALGLDFIHGNKNLEALEFIKNSNKVLIAGVIDGRNIWKSNFEDKVALLNKISNVISKENIIVGTSCSLLHVPFTLNYEEKLDSEIKSWLAFAVEKLKELSLVTKQFFDLKLSLEDSAIIKRNIEENKQRKISSKIHNKVVQDEIKNLKVFERADKFQDRIKVQREFFKYDALTTTTIGSFPQTPEIRENRKQYKANAISKEQYVAEIKKYIDDCVAFQDEIGLDVLVHGEPERNDMVEYFGELMEGFAFTQNAWVQSYGSRCVKPPLIFGDVSRPNPMTVEWIKYAQSKTKKVMKGMLTGPVTILNWSFVRDDIPRNEVTKQIALAINKEVDDLQNAGIKMIQVDEAAFKEGYPLRIENIKAYENWAVENFRLSVSCAKADTQIHTHMCYSEFNDIIKTIEAMDADVISIETARSGNRLLKIFKEVAYKQEIGPGIYDIHSPRVPSVEEMVNQIKALIEVLPKEQLWINPDCGLKTRKWPEVKQSLINLVEAVKIVKNSN from the coding sequence ATGTCAAAAAATTATGTAATAGGATTTCCAAGAATTGGAGAAAAAAGAGAATTAAAAAAAGTTTTAGAACAATATTGGTCTAAACAAACAGATTTTAATGAAGTTAAATATGTTGCATCACAACTAAAAAAAAGACACTGGAATTATCAAAAAGATGCAAAAATAGATTTTATTGCATCAAATGATTTTTCATATTATGACAATATGTTAGATACTACTATTTTATTAGGAGCAATTCCTCAAAGATTTCAAAACTTAAAAGATGAAGAATTATATTTTGCAATGGCTAGAGGAAATGAAACTAGTGTTGCTATGGAAATGACTAAATGGTTTAATACAAACTATCACTATATCGTTCCAGAAATTTCAAAAGATACAAAATTTACTTTAAATTCAAAAAAAGTAATTGAAGAGTATAAAGAAGCTTTAGAGTTAGGAGTAAAAACAAAAATCAATCTAATTGGTGCAATCACTTATCTTGGACTTTCAAAAAGTATAGATAATAGTGATATTTTTACTCATATTAATAGTGTAGTAGAAGTTTATAAAGAACTTTTATTAGAAATTTCTAAACTTGATGATGAAATTGTTGTTGAATTTGCTGAGCCTTTATTTGTAAAAGATTTAGATACTAAAGTTTTATCTTTAATCAAACCAGTTTATGATGCTTTAGCAGAAGTTTCTAAAAATATCAAAATTGTTGTAACAACATATTTTGAACACTCAAATGAAGCTACAAAAATTTTAGTTAATACTCCAATTTGGGCATTAGGTTTAGATTTTATTCATGGAAATAAAAATCTTGAAGCTTTAGAATTTATCAAAAACTCAAATAAAGTTTTAATTGCTGGAGTTATTGATGGAAGAAATATTTGGAAAAGTAATTTTGAAGATAAAGTAGCTTTACTAAATAAAATTTCAAATGTTATTTCTAAAGAGAATATTATTGTAGGAACTTCTTGCTCTTTATTGCACGTTCCATTTACTTTAAATTATGAAGAAAAATTAGATTCTGAAATCAAATCTTGGTTAGCTTTTGCAGTAGAAAAATTAAAAGAGTTATCACTTGTAACAAAACAATTTTTTGATTTAAAACTATCACTTGAAGATAGCGCAATCATTAAAAGAAATATTGAAGAAAATAAACAAAGAAAAATATCTTCAAAAATTCATAATAAAGTAGTTCAAGACGAAATCAAAAATTTAAAAGTATTTGAAAGAGCTGATAAATTCCAAGATAGAATAAAAGTTCAAAGAGAATTTTTTAAATATGATGCACTTACAACTACAACTATTGGTTCATTTCCTCAAACACCTGAAATTAGAGAAAATAGAAAACAATATAAAGCAAATGCTATTTCAAAAGAGCAATATGTTGCTGAAATCAAAAAATATATTGATGATTGTGTAGCATTCCAAGATGAAATCGGACTTGATGTTTTAGTTCATGGAGAACCAGAAAGAAATGATATGGTTGAATATTTTGGTGAATTAATGGAAGGTTTTGCATTTACTCAAAATGCTTGGGTTCAATCATATGGAAGTAGATGCGTAAAACCACCTTTAATTTTTGGAGATGTTTCAAGACCAAATCCAATGACTGTTGAGTGGATTAAATATGCTCAAAGCAAAACTAAAAAAGTTATGAAAGGTATGTTAACTGGACCTGTTACAATTTTAAATTGGTCATTTGTAAGAGATGATATTCCAAGAAATGAAGTAACAAAACAAATTGCACTTGCAATTAATAAAGAAGTTGATGATTTACAAAATGCTGGAATAAAAATGATTCAAGTTGATGAAGCAGCATTTAAAGAAGGTTATCCTTTAAGAATTGAGAATATAAAAGCTTATGAAAACTGGGCAGTTGAAAACTTCCGTCTAAGTGTAAGTTGTGCTAAAGCTGATACTCAAATTCATACACATATGTGTTATAGTGAATTTAATGATATTATAAAAACTATTGAAGCAATGGATGCAGATGTAATTTCAATCGAAACTGCAAGAAGTGGAAATAGACTTTTAAAAATCTTTAAAGAAGTTGCATATAAACAAGAAATTGGACCTGGAATTTATGATATTCATAGCCCAAGAGTTCCAAGTGTTGAAGAAATGGTAAATCAAATTAAAGCATTAATTGAAGTTTTACCAAAAGAACAATTATGGATAAATCCAGATTGTGGACTAAAAACTAGAAAATGGCCAGAAGTAAAACAAAGTTTAATAAACTTAGTTGAAGCTGTAAAAATTGTAAAAAATTCTAACTAG
- a CDS encoding RidA family protein, which yields MKKIVSTPDAPSAIGPYNQATTFEKLVFTSGQIALDPKTMDIVSGGVQEQTKQVMENLKAVLEEAGSSFENVLKTTCYLSDMDNFVAFNEIYGQYFKAETAPARSTVAVKTLPKNVLVEVDTIAFKN from the coding sequence ATGAAAAAAATAGTAAGTACACCAGATGCACCAAGTGCAATAGGACCATATAATCAAGCAACAACTTTTGAAAAGTTAGTATTTACTTCAGGACAAATCGCACTTGACCCAAAAACTATGGATATAGTAAGTGGTGGAGTTCAAGAACAAACAAAACAAGTTATGGAAAATCTAAAAGCTGTATTAGAAGAAGCTGGAAGTTCTTTTGAAAATGTTTTAAAAACAACTTGTTATTTATCAGATATGGATAACTTTGTAGCTTTCAATGAAATCTATGGTCAATACTTTAAAGCTGAAACTGCACCTGCAAGAAGTACAGTTGCTGTTAAAACATTGCCAAAAAATGTTTTAGTTGAAGTAGATACAATAGCTTTTAAGAACTAA
- the rplS gene encoding 50S ribosomal protein L19 yields the protein MKNRYIASFEAAQIAEKQIPQFRSGDTVRIGVEIKEGEKKRIQTFEGIIIGRSGNGVDATFTIRKLGANSIGVERIFPLYSESLKSFEVIRRGRVRRAKLNFLRGLKGKAARIKELKR from the coding sequence ATGAAAAATAGATATATTGCAAGCTTTGAAGCAGCGCAAATTGCAGAAAAACAAATTCCTCAATTCAGATCAGGTGATACTGTAAGAATCGGTGTTGAGATTAAAGAAGGTGAGAAAAAAAGAATTCAAACTTTCGAAGGTATTATCATTGGAAGAAGTGGTAATGGTGTAGATGCTACTTTCACAATTAGAAAGCTTGGTGCTAACTCTATTGGTGTTGAAAGAATCTTTCCATTATATTCTGAGTCTTTAAAATCTTTTGAAGTAATTAGAAGAGGAAGAGTAAGAAGAGCTAAACTTAACTTCTTAAGAGGATTAAAAGGTAAAGCTGCAAGAATTAAAGAGTTAAAAAGATAA
- a CDS encoding DedA family protein, with product MLSSIINFIVETVSSLGYFGIFIMMFLESSFFPFPSEVVMIPAGYLASKGEMNIYLVLLFGILGSLAGALFNYYFAIKLGRAFLLRYGKYILISEETILKMEEFFKNHGHISTFSGRLIPGVRQYISLPAGLARMNIFVFSLYTSLGAGIWVLILTILGYFLGNNQALVKEYLHIIVIVILILLAIFAYFYYRRVKKTKR from the coding sequence TTGTTATCGAGTATAATTAATTTTATTGTTGAAACTGTTAGTAGCTTAGGTTACTTTGGAATTTTTATAATGATGTTTTTAGAAAGTTCTTTTTTCCCATTTCCTTCAGAAGTTGTGATGATACCTGCTGGTTATTTAGCTTCAAAAGGTGAAATGAATATCTATCTAGTTTTATTATTTGGAATATTAGGTTCGCTTGCAGGTGCATTATTTAACTACTATTTTGCCATAAAACTTGGACGTGCATTTTTATTAAGATATGGAAAATATATTTTAATAAGTGAAGAGACTATTTTAAAAATGGAAGAGTTTTTTAAAAATCATGGACATATTTCAACATTCTCAGGAAGATTAATACCTGGAGTTAGACAATATATTTCACTTCCTGCTGGATTAGCTCGAATGAATATTTTTGTATTTAGCTTATATACAAGTTTAGGTGCAGGAATTTGGGTATTGATTTTGACAATTTTAGGATATTTTTTAGGCAATAATCAAGCTTTAGTAAAAGAGTATTTACATATAATTGTTATAGTAATTCTAATTTTATTAGCAATATTTGCCTATTTTTATTATAGAAGAGTTAAAAAAACAAAAAGATAG
- a CDS encoding helix-hairpin-helix domain-containing protein, whose translation MNNHLIEILKEKTNFSSKVISNIIKLLDEGCTIPFIARYRKDFTDGATDEQLRIFEEVYEYSKKLLVRKEEIIALLKEKNFLDEKVLKNLESATTLQACEDIYAPFKEKKSSRTTAAIENGLEPLANIIQSMKYSLEEINQKAKQFLNQNITTIDEAINGAKDIIAQRYADDFKSKEVLRNLIANWGTLEIKATKELDKNGLYASFVDSNEKIKYIKSHRVLAILRGVNEKQLSIKVEIDENHILENIKKYKIPINAESSKELVFDAYKDGLKRLLLPSLKREAITALKEKASSEAIELFGKNLKELLLTAPLVNQMILGMDPGYKTGCKLAVIDENGLYLDSAVIYPTKPKEDIVSSSKVVLDLIKKYKITTIAIGNGTASRETANFINELIKQNNLDVNYAIVSEIGASVYSASKIAIEEYPNLDVTIRGAISIASRLRDPMAALVKIDPKSLGIGQYQHDVNQKELALKLENITIDLVNKVGVDLNSASYKLLSFISGITEKLAKNIVEHRNKIKKFNTKNELLKVKGIGEKAYEQCVGFLRIKDGLSILDNTAIHPEDYEVTAKLQKNYKVEEIKDFEKVSNEINTSLLKLKDIVTELLKPGYDVRTEFNQVKFANDILDINDLKEGYILSGIVRNITDFGAFVDIGLKNDALLHISQISEKRISHASDVLSINQNLENLKVISVDLEKQRVGLSLKN comes from the coding sequence TTGAACAATCATTTAATAGAAATTTTAAAAGAAAAAACAAATTTTTCATCTAAAGTAATTTCAAATATCATAAAACTTTTAGACGAAGGTTGTACTATCCCATTTATTGCACGATATAGAAAAGATTTTACAGATGGTGCAACAGATGAACAACTTCGTATCTTTGAAGAAGTTTATGAATACTCTAAAAAACTTCTTGTACGAAAAGAAGAGATAATAGCTCTTTTAAAAGAGAAAAATTTTTTAGATGAGAAAGTTTTAAAAAATCTTGAAAGTGCAACAACACTTCAAGCTTGTGAAGATATTTATGCTCCATTTAAAGAGAAAAAATCTTCAAGAACAACAGCTGCTATTGAAAATGGTTTAGAACCCTTGGCAAATATAATCCAAAGTATGAAATACTCACTTGAAGAGATAAATCAAAAAGCAAAACAATTTTTAAATCAAAATATTACAACTATTGATGAAGCAATAAATGGTGCAAAAGATATCATCGCACAAAGATATGCAGATGATTTCAAATCAAAAGAGGTTTTAAGAAACCTAATAGCAAATTGGGGAACACTTGAAATAAAAGCAACTAAAGAGCTTGATAAAAATGGTCTTTATGCTTCATTTGTAGATAGTAATGAAAAAATAAAATATATAAAATCTCATAGAGTTTTAGCAATATTAAGAGGTGTAAATGAAAAACAACTCTCAATAAAAGTTGAAATTGATGAAAATCATATTTTAGAAAATATTAAAAAATATAAAATCCCAATAAATGCAGAAAGTTCAAAAGAGTTAGTTTTTGATGCTTATAAAGATGGACTAAAAAGACTACTTCTTCCAAGTCTAAAAAGAGAAGCTATAACAGCTTTAAAAGAAAAAGCAAGTAGTGAAGCTATAGAACTTTTTGGAAAAAATCTAAAAGAACTACTTTTAACTGCACCACTTGTAAATCAAATGATTTTAGGAATGGATCCAGGATATAAAACTGGTTGTAAATTAGCTGTTATTGATGAAAATGGACTTTATTTAGATAGTGCAGTTATATATCCAACAAAACCAAAAGAGGATATAGTAAGCTCATCAAAAGTTGTATTAGATTTAATCAAAAAATATAAAATCACAACTATTGCAATAGGAAATGGAACAGCTTCAAGAGAAACTGCAAACTTTATAAATGAACTAATCAAACAAAATAATTTAGATGTAAACTACGCAATCGTTAGTGAAATAGGAGCTAGTGTTTATTCTGCTTCAAAAATTGCTATTGAAGAGTATCCAAATCTTGATGTTACAATAAGAGGTGCAATTTCTATAGCTTCAAGACTTCGTGACCCAATGGCAGCTTTGGTAAAAATTGACCCAAAATCACTTGGGATTGGTCAATATCAGCACGATGTAAACCAAAAAGAGTTAGCTTTAAAACTTGAAAATATCACTATTGACTTAGTAAATAAAGTTGGAGTTGATTTAAACTCTGCTTCATATAAACTTCTATCTTTTATCTCTGGGATTACCGAAAAATTAGCAAAAAACATAGTTGAACATAGAAATAAAATCAAAAAGTTCAATACTAAAAATGAACTGCTTAAAGTAAAAGGTATTGGAGAAAAAGCTTATGAGCAATGTGTTGGATTTTTAAGAATCAAAGATGGATTATCAATCTTAGATAACACTGCCATTCACCCTGAAGATTATGAAGTAACTGCAAAACTTCAAAAAAACTATAAAGTTGAAGAGATAAAAGATTTTGAAAAAGTTTCAAATGAGATAAATACAAGTTTACTAAAACTAAAAGATATCGTAACTGAACTTTTAAAACCTGGATATGATGTAAGAACTGAGTTCAATCAAGTAAAATTTGCAAATGATATTTTAGATATAAATGATTTAAAAGAAGGCTATATTTTAAGTGGAATAGTAAGAAATATCACAGATTTTGGTGCTTTTGTGGATATTGGTCTAAAAAATGATGCCCTACTTCATATCTCACAAATCAGTGAAAAAAGAATATCTCATGCAAGTGATGTTTTAAGTATAAATCAAAATCTAGAAAATCTAAAGGTAATAAGTGTAGATTTAGAAAAACAAAGAGTTGGGTTAAGTTTAAAAAATTAA
- a CDS encoding NUDIX hydrolase — protein sequence MNNTSIEYIFDFKTSLDPYNGLTIQSEDLPKTKEEFETNLAYLIDEVKDKRNLIWIYIDIKKSSFISIATNFGFTFHSCNSDYLLLVKVLKENAIVPTLANHTLGVGAVVINKKDEILLIKEQIRNEYYKLPGGHIDDAEMITTALSREVFEETGVVVEFEKIISLGHFYPHQFHKSNLYVLCKAIPKSTKIDIKDKEEISEAIWLNVDEMFVRDDIHNYTKAIVEAAVKSGGLYMSETPILNHLKNEFELFFSKNK from the coding sequence ATGAATAATACAAGTATTGAATATATATTTGATTTTAAAACAAGTCTTGACCCATATAATGGTTTGACTATACAAAGTGAAGATTTACCTAAAACAAAAGAAGAGTTTGAAACTAATTTAGCTTATTTGATAGATGAAGTAAAAGATAAAAGAAATCTAATTTGGATTTATATAGATATAAAAAAATCATCATTTATTTCAATTGCTACAAACTTTGGTTTTACTTTTCACTCTTGTAATAGTGATTATTTACTTTTAGTAAAAGTTTTAAAAGAAAATGCAATAGTTCCAACTTTAGCAAATCATACTTTAGGAGTTGGTGCAGTTGTTATAAATAAAAAAGATGAGATACTTTTGATAAAAGAGCAAATACGAAATGAGTATTATAAACTTCCTGGTGGACATATTGATGATGCTGAGATGATAACAACTGCTTTAAGTAGAGAAGTTTTTGAAGAAACAGGAGTAGTTGTAGAATTTGAGAAGATTATTTCTTTGGGGCACTTTTATCCACATCAATTTCATAAGTCAAATTTGTATGTTTTATGTAAAGCTATTCCAAAAAGTACAAAAATAGATATAAAAGATAAAGAAGAAATCAGTGAAGCTATTTGGCTAAATGTTGATGAAATGTTTGTTCGAGATGATATTCATAACTATACAAAAGCTATCGTAGAAGCAGCTGTAAAAAGTGGTGGTTTATATATGAGTGAAACACCAATTTTAAATCATCTTAAAAATGAATTTGAGCTGTTTTTTTCTAAAAACAAGTAA
- a CDS encoding aminotransferase-like domain-containing protein, which translates to MSIKRSFIREILEAIDEETISFAGGLPSENLFPTQDLKEATLKILDNPKIYQYTISNGINELREQIALRYTKQGFPTTKDNILITTGSQQAMYILAKFFENKDITIEEPSYLGAMNIFRLNNLKMHGVKLENDGVNIQDFEKSFKNTKLAYLIPDFQNPSATTYSLEKRYEIVKIVEKNDGYLIEDSPYSELFFDKKMPYISAKLPKNSFHLGSFSKTLVPSYRIGWIRADEKLIQSIMIIKESIDLHSSGFSQYILAEYLKDEAKYEKHLQEIRDDYNKKASYFSEQLNLIMPEFKHEKPKGGMFLYGTFGQGVDTFALVQECLKKKVVYVPGNQFYIDKVPNGEIRFNYTHSNFEQIEKGIKLIKSCL; encoded by the coding sequence ATGAGTATCAAAAGATCATTTATTAGAGAAATCCTAGAAGCAATAGATGAAGAAACTATTTCATTTGCTGGTGGACTTCCAAGTGAAAATCTATTTCCAACACAAGATTTAAAAGAAGCAACATTAAAAATATTAGATAATCCAAAAATTTATCAATATACAATTAGTAATGGAATAAATGAATTAAGAGAACAAATTGCACTAAGATATACAAAACAAGGCTTTCCAACAACAAAAGATAATATTTTGATAACAACAGGAAGCCAACAAGCCATGTATATTTTGGCAAAGTTTTTTGAAAATAAAGATATTACTATTGAAGAGCCATCATATTTAGGAGCTATGAATATTTTTAGACTAAATAATCTAAAAATGCATGGTGTTAAACTTGAAAATGATGGAGTAAATATTCAAGATTTTGAAAAAAGTTTTAAAAATACAAAATTAGCATATCTAATTCCAGATTTTCAAAATCCAAGTGCAACAACTTATAGTTTAGAAAAAAGATATGAAATTGTAAAAATAGTAGAAAAAAATGATGGATATTTAATAGAAGATAGTCCTTATAGTGAACTATTTTTTGATAAAAAAATGCCTTATATCAGTGCAAAACTTCCAAAAAATTCTTTTCATTTAGGAAGTTTTTCAAAAACTTTAGTTCCAAGTTATAGAATTGGTTGGATAAGAGCTGATGAAAAATTAATTCAATCTATTATGATTATAAAAGAGAGTATTGATTTACACTCAAGTGGATTTTCACAATATATACTTGCAGAATATTTAAAAGATGAAGCTAAATATGAAAAACATCTTCAAGAAATAAGAGATGATTACAATAAAAAAGCATCTTATTTTTCAGAACAATTAAACTTAATAATGCCAGAGTTTAAACACGAAAAACCAAAAGGTGGGATGTTTTTATATGGAACTTTTGGACAAGGAGTTGATACTTTTGCACTTGTTCAAGAGTGCTTAAAGAAAAAAGTAGTTTATGTTCCTGGAAACCAATTTTATATAGATAAAGTTCCAAATGGTGAGATAAGATTTAACTACACTCACTCAAACTTTGAGCAAATTGAAAAAGGTATAAAACTTATTAAAAGTTGTTTGTAA
- the trmD gene encoding tRNA (guanosine(37)-N1)-methyltransferase TrmD, with product MKFTFVTLFSNLIEPYFHDSILKRAVESNFISYEFYNPRDFTTNKHKKVDDQMVGGGAGMLLSCQPLFDCLDEIKSKNEDAYIIFPLAAAKPFKQNDAKRLAKKKNIVFVSGRYEGIDERVIEKYANEVFSIGEYILTGGELASTVMADAISRNIENVLGNADSLEVESYENNLLEAPSFTKPENYQNLSVIKEYLKGNHIKILDLKKNLSICKTKYFRPGLITNKKFK from the coding sequence TTGAAATTTACATTTGTAACACTTTTCTCTAACTTAATTGAACCATATTTTCATGACTCTATCCTAAAAAGAGCAGTTGAATCTAACTTTATTAGTTATGAGTTTTATAATCCTAGAGATTTTACAACTAATAAACATAAAAAAGTTGATGACCAAATGGTAGGTGGTGGAGCAGGAATGCTTCTATCTTGTCAACCATTATTTGATTGTTTAGATGAAATAAAAAGCAAAAATGAAGATGCTTATATAATTTTCCCTCTTGCAGCTGCAAAACCTTTTAAACAAAATGATGCAAAAAGATTAGCAAAGAAAAAAAATATAGTATTTGTAAGTGGAAGATATGAAGGAATTGATGAAAGAGTTATAGAAAAGTATGCCAATGAAGTTTTTAGTATTGGAGAATATATACTAACAGGAGGAGAATTAGCTTCAACTGTTATGGCAGATGCAATTTCAAGAAATATTGAAAATGTTTTAGGAAATGCTGATTCTTTAGAAGTTGAAAGTTATGAAAACAACCTTCTAGAAGCGCCTTCTTTTACAAAACCTGAAAATTACCAAAATTTAAGTGTCATTAAAGAATATTTAAAGGGAAATCATATTAAAATTCTCGACCTAAAAAAAAACCTGTCTATTTGCAAAACAAAATACTTTAGACCAGGTTTAATTACAAACAAAAAATTTAAATAA
- a CDS encoding AraC family transcriptional regulator: MKRVTFEKRAKISNDVMNYIYKYIDTNINIDELCLELKISKFHLHRIFKEEFGKNIYESIKSIRLEKAANLLITNRYSTITDIAKMTGYSSQTSFLRSFKQRFLMTPKEWKNGGYKEYSNKIVEKISTNSQAIDFSNIEPSIVKMPEIKGYYIRHKGYDKSIKKTWQKLQTWIYTNDIKEYKQMALHHDNPIITPLEDCQYIAIVVLEDKEKASLDFLLPSLIIPKGVYAKFSLSGKYGDVIKLIQWVYHTWLIESGYETTPNPSYTIYHKNHFLSDDGEFILDYYLPIRYV; the protein is encoded by the coding sequence ATGAAAAGAGTTACCTTCGAAAAACGAGCCAAAATATCAAATGATGTTATGAACTATATTTATAAATATATAGATACAAATATAAATATTGATGAGTTATGTTTGGAGTTAAAAATAAGTAAATTTCATCTTCATAGAATTTTTAAAGAAGAGTTTGGCAAAAATATTTATGAAAGCATAAAATCAATAAGGCTTGAAAAAGCTGCAAATTTGCTTATTACAAATAGATATTCAACGATAACAGATATTGCAAAAATGACTGGATATAGCTCTCAAACTTCATTTCTAAGAAGTTTTAAACAAAGATTTCTAATGACACCAAAAGAGTGGAAAAATGGTGGTTATAAAGAGTATTCAAATAAAATAGTTGAAAAAATATCTACAAATAGCCAAGCAATAGATTTTTCAAATATAGAACCAAGTATTGTAAAAATGCCAGAAATAAAAGGGTATTATATAAGACACAAAGGATATGATAAAAGCATTAAAAAAACTTGGCAAAAACTTCAAACTTGGATATATACAAATGATATAAAAGAGTATAAACAAATGGCTCTTCATCATGATAATCCTATTATCACACCACTTGAAGATTGTCAATATATTGCGATAGTTGTTTTGGAAGACAAAGAAAAAGCTTCTTTGGATTTTTTACTTCCTAGTTTGATTATTCCAAAAGGAGTTTATGCAAAATTCTCTTTAAGTGGAAAATATGGAGATGTTATAAAGCTAATTCAGTGGGTTTACCACACTTGGCTAATAGAAAGTGGTTATGAAACAACACCTAATCCATCTTATACAATTTATCATAAAAACCATTTTTTAAGTGATGATGGAGAATTTATTTTGGATTATTATTTACCTATTAGGTATGTTTAA
- the ilvA gene encoding threonine ammonia-lyase: MITLNDIKDAKRQLEKAISLTPLMKAPILSKEKNAEIYLKEDNLQITGSFKIRGAFNRVALLDEKRRKNGVVAASAGNHAQGLAFAAKYFDCEATIFMPEATPLTKVLGVKSYGANVVLIGENFDEAYANATKFAKENNKEFIHPFADNAVIAGQGTIALEILEKLEDVEQIIVPIGGGGLIAGVAIAAKSINPNIKITGVVASGAKGMKDSFLAGIPIDSASVKTIADGIAVRDVTPKLLDLILEYVDEVVEVSDNEIANAILFLLEKHKLMVEGAGAVSVAAIMHDKVDISNKKVCAVVSGGNIDVTMLSLIIEKGLVKSYRKMNLIVTLMDKPGSLMKLTEIFTQCSANIIEIDFNRNSLKLEFGEAYVTIALETKGEEHQEQIRENLKQNGYRFKQI; this comes from the coding sequence ATGATTACATTAAACGATATAAAAGACGCAAAAAGACAGCTTGAAAAAGCAATTTCTCTAACTCCTTTGATGAAAGCTCCAATTTTAAGCAAAGAAAAAAATGCAGAAATCTATTTAAAAGAAGACAACCTTCAAATAACTGGTAGTTTTAAAATTCGTGGTGCATTTAATAGAGTTGCCCTACTTGATGAAAAAAGAAGAAAAAATGGAGTTGTAGCAGCAAGTGCAGGAAATCATGCACAAGGTTTAGCTTTTGCAGCTAAATATTTTGACTGTGAAGCAACTATTTTTATGCCAGAAGCTACACCTCTTACAAAAGTTTTAGGAGTAAAATCTTATGGTGCAAATGTTGTTTTGATTGGTGAGAATTTTGATGAAGCTTATGCAAATGCAACAAAATTTGCAAAAGAAAATAATAAAGAATTTATTCATCCATTCGCTGATAATGCAGTTATCGCAGGTCAAGGAACAATTGCTTTAGAAATTTTAGAAAAACTTGAAGATGTAGAACAAATCATTGTACCAATCGGTGGTGGTGGTTTAATAGCAGGTGTTGCTATTGCTGCAAAAAGTATAAATCCAAATATAAAAATAACTGGTGTTGTTGCAAGTGGTGCAAAAGGAATGAAAGACTCTTTTTTAGCTGGAATTCCTATTGATTCAGCTTCTGTTAAAACTATTGCTGATGGAATAGCAGTAAGAGATGTTACTCCAAAACTACTTGATTTGATTTTAGAGTATGTTGATGAAGTTGTAGAAGTAAGTGATAATGAAATAGCAAATGCAATTTTATTTTTACTTGAAAAACATAAACTTATGGTTGAAGGAGCAGGTGCAGTTAGTGTGGCAGCTATTATGCATGATAAAGTTGATATTTCAAATAAAAAAGTTTGTGCTGTTGTAAGTGGTGGAAATATTGATGTTACGATGTTGTCACTTATTATTGAAAAAGGTCTAGTAAAATCTTATAGAAAAATGAACTTAATCGTTACACTTATGGATAAACCAGGTTCATTGATGAAATTAACAGAAATATTTACACAATGTTCTGCAAACATAATAGAAATAGATTTTAATAGAAACTCTTTAAAACTTGAATTTGGTGAAGCTTACGTAACAATCGCCCTTGAAACAAAAGGTGAAGAACATCAAGAACAAATAAGAGAAAATTTGAAACAAAACGGTTATAGATTTAAACAAATCTAA